From one Pagrus major chromosome 21, Pma_NU_1.0 genomic stretch:
- the LOC141016484 gene encoding choline transporter-like protein 5-A, with the protein MAPHRYVASRSAAVQSETAAGAAPPAPVYGEPQKFDPSFRGPVRKRSCTDVLCCLIFIIVILSYVALGIVAWLHGDSKKVLYPTDSYGQFCGQKGTSNVKKPVLFYFNILKCTNPAILINLQCPTTQMCVSKCPDKFVTYTEMQLQHKLNKGGPWEYYRQFCKPDFNNLDKPISQVLRDEDCPSMIVPSRPFFQRCLPDFITLNGTVTTANRTRFKDTLEMAHNDTELQLTAKDVTGLMDTKQLGMKIVEDYAKSWTWILMGLLLSLAVSLVFILLLRFTAGLLLWTTIITVILLLAYGMWYCSMKLSQLRHEPGSDVSIVEVSLQTDLQVYLQLTQTWIIFLVSLAVTEVSILLMLIFLRRRVRVAIALLREASKAIGHMMSTLFFPVITFFLLTVCISYWLMTAIHLASSGNPIYKVVSPDVSCPYANSTCKPETFNRTNISKLALCQGSQCLFAFYGGETSFHRYLFLLQLSNLLVFLWLVNFSLALEQCTLAGTFASYYWAKRKPQDIPPCPLFSSFSRAIRYHTGSLAFGALILSVVQLVRIILEYLEQKLKGVDNSLSRFIMHCLKCCFWCLEKLLRYMNHNAYIMVAIYGKNFCTSAREAFFLVMRNVVRVAVLDRVTDFLLFLGKVLIAGGVGVVAFFFFTSKIPVIQEEVPNLNYYWVPLLTVVIGAYLIAHGFFSVYAICVDTLFLCFCDDLERNDGSSEKPFLMSPELHRILGKSSQVH; encoded by the exons ATGGCGCCCCACCGGTACGTCGCGAGCAGGTCAGCCGCCGTTCAGAGCGAGACAGCGGCTGGAGCCGCTCCGCCGGCGCCGGTCTACG GTGAACCACAGAAGTTTGATCCTTCCTTCAGAGGTCCGGTCCGTAAAAG aAGCTGCACTGATGTCTTATGTTGTTTGATCTTCATCATTGTCATCCTGTCATATGTGGCCCTGGGAATAGTAG CCTGGTTACATGGGGACTCGAAGAAGGTGCTCTATCCAACAGACAGCTATGGCCAGTTCTGTGGTCAAAAGGGAACTTCCAATGT GAAGAAACCCGTCCTATTCTATTTCAACATCCTGAAATGTACCAACCCGGCTATACTCATCAACCTGCAGTGCCCCACAACTCAG atgtgtgtgtcaaAGTGTCCGGACAAGTTTGTCACCTACACTGAGAtgcagctgcaacacaaactCAACAAGGGTGGTCCCTGGGAATATTACAGACAGTTCTGTAAGCCTGACTTTAATAACCTTGACAAG CCAATATCTCAGGTTCTACGAGATGAGGACTGTCCCTCCATGATCGTGCCTAGTAGACCAT TTTTTCAGAGATGTCTACCAGACTTCATCACTCTGAATGGGACTGTGACTACAGCTAACAGAACCAGATTTAAAGACACTCTGGAAATGGCACACAATGATACTGAACTCCAACTCACTGCAAA GGATGTGACAGGACTCATGGACACTAAGCAGCTGGGCATGAAGATAGTGGAAGATTATGCCAAATCGTGGACCTGGATACTCAT GGGACTGCTGTTATCCCTGGCTGTAAGTCTGGTCTTCATCCTGCTGTTGAGGTTCACAGCTGGGTTGCTACTGTGGACTACCATCATCACTGTCATACTGCTGCTGGCATACG gtatgTGGTACTGCTCCATGAAGCTGTCCCAGCTCAGACACGAACCAGGCTCTGATGTCTCCATTGTAGAAGTCAGCTTGCAGACTGATCTGCAGGTCTATTTACAACTCACACAGACATGGATCATATTTT tggtGTCTCTGGCAGTGACAGAAGTTTCCATCCTGTTGATGCTGATCTTCTTGAGGAGAAGAGTCCGAGTGGCTATCGCTCTGCTCAGAGAGGCCAGCAA AGCCATCGGTCACATGATGTCCACGCTATTCTTTCCAGTCATCACATTTTTCTTGTTGACTGTTTGCATCTCCTACTGGCTGATGACTGCTAT TCACCTAGCATCCTCAGGTAATCCTATCTACAAAGTTGTGTCGCCTGATGTGAGCTGCCCCTATGCAAACAGTACTTGCAAACCTGAG ACCTTTAACAGGACCAACATCTCCAAATTAGCGCTGTGTCAGGGTTCTCAGTGTCTCTTTGCCTTCTATGGTGGGGAGACATCTTTCCACCGCTACctcttcctgctgcagctgtccAACCTCCTGGTCTTCCTCTGGCTAGTCAACTTCAGTTTAGCCCTGGAGCAGTGCACCCTGGCTGGGACATTTGCTAGCTACTATTGGGCCAAGAGGAAGCCTCAGGATATCCCACCATGTCCACTCTTTTCATCATTCAGCAGGGCTATCAG GTATCACACAGGGTCTTTGGCATTTGGAGCTCTAATTCTTTCAGTTGTTCAACTGGTCCGGATCATACTGGAATACCTGGAACAGAAACTAAAag GTGTTGACAACAGCCTGTCCAGGTTCATCATGCACTGTCTGAAATGCTGTTTCTGGTGTTTGGAGAAATTACTACGCTACATGAACCATAATGCTTACATCATG GTGGCGATCTACGGTAAAAACTTCTGTACCTCAGCCAGAGAAGCCTTCTTCCTTGTGATGAGGAATGTAGTCCG GGTTGCAGTTCTGGACAGGGTGACCgactttctgttgtttttgggCAAAGTGCTGATAGCAGGAGGAGTTG gtgtggttgcattcttcttctttaccAGCAAGATCCCCGTTATCCAGGAGGAAGTGCCCAATCTCAACTACTACTGGGTCCCCCTACTg